A DNA window from Delphinus delphis chromosome 6, mDelDel1.2, whole genome shotgun sequence contains the following coding sequences:
- the SMIM27 gene encoding small integral membrane protein 27, whose protein sequence is MKPVSRRTLDRIYSALLLAVVLLSWGYVIYASTVAARRQLRKKYPKSSG, encoded by the exons ATGAAGCCAGTGAGTCGCCGCACCCTGGACCGGATTTATTCAGCG TTGCTCCTCGCGGTCGTATTGCTCTCCTGGGGATACGTCATCTATGCATCAACTGTAGCTGCACGACGACAGCTAAGGAAGAAATACCCAAAATCTTCGGGATAA
- the NDUFB6 gene encoding NADH dehydrogenase [ubiquinone] 1 beta subcomplex subunit 6 isoform X1, with translation MSGYTSDEKLRLQQLRELRRRWLKDQELSPREPVLPPRRMWPMEQFWNKFLQDGASWKNVIYKTYRHSIFAFTHVLIPFWIIHYYLKYHVNTKPYAIVERKPRIFPGDTILETGEVIPPMKEFPDQHH, from the exons ATGTCAGGGTATACGTCCGACGAGAAATTGCGGCTGCAGCAGCTGCGAGAGCTGAGAAGGCGATGGCTGAAGGATCAGGAGCTGAGCCCCCGGGAACCGGTGCTGCCCCCGCGGAGGATGTGGCCTATGGAGCAATTCTGGAATAAGTTTTTGCAGGACGGGGCCTCCTGGAAGAACGTG atctaTAAGACGTACCGACACAGTATCTTTGCTTTTACTCATGTACTGATCCCTTTCTGGATTATTCATTATTATCTGAAATATCATGTGAAT ACAAAACCATATGCCATCGTTGAAAGGAAGCCCAGAATATTCCCA GGTGATACAATTCTGGAAACTGGAGAAGTAATCCCACCAATGAAAGAATTTCCTGATCAACATCACTGa
- the TOPORS gene encoding E3 ubiquitin-protein ligase Topors, whose protein sequence is MGSQQPPGSPLSREEGEAPLPTPAPEGRRRSRRVRLRGSCRHRPSFLGRRELATSSPAGPAPVSSEIMASAAKEFKMDNFSPKAGTSKLQQTVPADASPDSKCPICLDRFDNVSYLDRCLHKFCFRCVQEWSKNKAECPLCKQPFDSIFHSVRAEDDFKEYVLRPSYNGSFATPDVRRFRYRTTMTRERSASIYSPNSTMNRRTTTPPDSGVIFEGLGISARPRDGEIPPFMRQIAIRRPATADERSLRKIQEQDIINFRRTLYRAGARVRNIEDGGRYRDISAEFFRRNPACLHRLVPWLKRELTVLFGAHGSLVNIVQHIIMSNVTRYDLESQAFVSDLRPFLLNRTEHFIHEFISFARSPFNMAAFDQHANYDCPAPSYEEGSHSDSSVITISPDEAETQELDVNVATVSQAPWDDETPGPSYSSSEQVHAAMSSLLNTSDSSDEELVTGRATSQMQAVQTNDDINNDSDSSSDNCVIVGFVKPLAERTPELVELSSDSEELGSYEKMETVKAQEQEQSYSSGDSDVSRCSSPHSLLGKDEQINKGHCDSGTRIKSKKEEKQSVSLSSPRDLSSSIRGDRVYSPYTRRHRRRGRSRSSDSCSQSRSGHDQKNHRKHHGKKRMKSRRSRSRESSRPRGRRDKKRSRTRDSSWSRRSQTLSLSSESTSRSRSRSSDRGKRRSRSRNRDRYYLRNNYGSRYKWEYTYYSRNKDRDGYESSYRRRTLSRAHYSRQSSSPEFRIQSFSERTNARKKNNHSERKYYYYERHRSRSLSSTRSKTASTGPDRVRNEKPGGKRKYKTRHLEGSNDVAQPSREFASKVKEGHYSKSSSKLDGSYKNESDSFSDSRSSDRETKHKRRKRTRSLSVEIVYEGKATDTTRHHKKKKKKHKRKHKKHHGDNSSRSPVVITIDSDSDKDSEVKEDTECDLSGPQDPLQNEFLVPSLGPFETKDVVTIEDEFGVLGKECDITTLNNNLNNANKTVDNISPQAASIEQTLDVREESTFASDLESQPSNVSYQTESSRRLPSPRISLMSVSLGRDHDMS, encoded by the exons ATG GGGTCGCAGCAGCCGCCGGGGTCTCCGCTCTCTCGCGAGGAGGGTGAAGCGCCCCTGCCTACTCCCGCTCCTGAGGGCCGGCGGAGAAGTCGCCGGGTTCGCCTTCGCGGGTCTTGCCGTCACCGACCCAGCTTTCTGGGCCGTCGGGAGCTTGCCACGAGCTCCCCAGCCGGGCCTGCGCCGGTATCCTCCGAG atAATGGCATCAGCCGCTAAGGaatttaaaatggacaacttTTCACCTAAAGCTGGCACTAGCAAATTGCAACAGACAGTACCAGCTGATGCATCTCCTGATTCTAAGTGTCCTATATGCTTGGATAGATTTGATAATGTGTCTTACTTAGATCGCTGTTTACATAAGTTCTGTTTTCGCTGTGTACAGGAGTGGTCAAAAAACAAAGCTGAATGTCCACTATGTAAACAGCCCTTTGATTCTATTTTCCATTCTGTGAGGGCAGAAGACGACTTCAAGGAGTATGTCCTAAGGCCTTCATACAATGGTTCTTTTGCTACCCCTGATGTTCGACGATTCCGCTATCGTACAACTATGACAAGGGAACGAAGTGCTTCTATTTATTCACCTAATAGTACCATGAATAGAAGAACAACAACTCCACCAGATAGTGGAGTAATATTTGAAGGGTTAGGCATTTCAGCAAGACCTAGAGATGGTGAAATTCCTCCGTTTATGAGACAGATTGCAATACGGAGGCCAGCTACTGCAGATGAAAGATCTTTGCGGAAAATTCAAGAACAGGATATTATTAATTTTAGGCGAACTCTCTATCGTGCTGGTGCTCGAGTTAGAAATATTGAAGATGGTGGCCGCTATAGGGATATTTCAGCTGAATTTTTCCGTAGAAATCCGGCTTGCCTTCACAGATTAGTCCCTTGGTTAAAACGTGAACTCACAGTTCTGTTTGGAGCTCATGGATCATTAGTGAATATTGTCCAGCATATCATCATGAGTAATGTTACTCGCtatgacttggagagtcaggcatTTGTGTCTGATTTAAGGCCATTTTTACTTAATCGGACTGAGCATTTTATACACGAATTTATCAGTTTTGCCCGATCTCCATTTAACATGGCAGCCTTTGACCAGCACGCAAATTATGATTGTCCTGCTCCTTCATATGAAGAAGGTAGCCATTCTGATTCTTCGGTCATAACAATATCTCCCGATGAAGCAGAGACCCAAGAGCTGGACGTTAATGTAGCTACTGTTAGTCAGGCACCATGGGATGATGAAACTCCAGGGCCATCTTATTCAAGCTCAGAGCAGGTACATGCTGCCATGTCTTCCCTTTTAAATACTTCCGACAGTTCAGATGAAGAACTTGTAACGGGAAGAGCCACATCTCAGATGCAAGCAGTACAAACCAATGATGACATAAATAATGACAGTGATTCTTCTTCAGATAATTGTGTCATTGTTGGGTTTGTTAAACCACTAGCTGAGAGGACCCCAGAACTTGTTGAACTGTCCTCTGATTCTGAGGAGTTAGGTTCCTACGAGAAAATGGAGACCGTGAAGGCGCAAGAACAAGAGCAGTCTTACAGTTCTGGTGATAGTGATGTTAGTAGATGTTCATCTCCACACTCTCTCCTTGGAAaggatgaacaaataaataaaggtcaTTGTGATTCTGGTACAAGAATCAaatcaaagaaggaagagaaacagtCTGTATCATTGTCCTCTCCCAGAGACCTGAGCTCATCCATCAGAGGAGACAGAGTATATTCCCCATATACCCGCAGACACAGAAGGAGGGGAAGATCCAGAAGTTCAGATTCATGTTCCCAGAGTAGGAGTGGGCATGATCAGAAGAATCATAGGAAGCATCatgggaagaaaagaatgaaaagcagacGATCCAGAAGCAGGGAGAGTAGCAGACCCAGAGGTAGAAGAGACAAAAAGAGATCAAGAACTAGAGATAGCAGTTGGTCAAGAAGAAGCCAAACTCTATCTCTAAGTAGTGAAAGCACAAGCAGATCAAGATCTCGTAGCAGTGATCGTGGTAAAAGAAGGTCACGGAGCAGAAATCGAGATCGTtactatttaagaaataattatggAAGCAGATACAAGTGGGAGTATACTTACTATAGTAGAAACAAGGACAGGGATGGCTATGAATCATCTTACAGGAGGAGGACTCTGTCCAGAGCTCATTATTCCAGACAATCTTCAAGTCCAGAATTTAGAATTCAGTCTTTTTCTGAAAGAAcaaatgctagaaaaaaaaataaccacagtGAAAGGAAATATTACTACTATGAAAGGCATAGATCAAGGAGCCTATCTAGTACTAGATCAAAGACTGCATCTACAGGGCCTGACCGGGTGAGAAATGAAAAGCCTGGTGGGAAACGAAAATACAAAACACGGCATTTGGAGGGTTCTAACGATGTGGCTCAACCATCTCGGGAATTTGCTTCTAAAGTAAAGGAAGGTCATTACTCAAAATCTTCATCAAAATTGGATGGAAGCTACAAAAATGAGAGTGACAGCTTTTCAGATAGCCGATCatcagacagagagacaaagcacaagagaagaaaaaggacccGGAGCCTAAGTGTAGAGATAGTTTATGAAGGGAAAGCTACCGATACAACTAgacaccataaaaagaaaaagaaaaaacataagagGAAGCATAAAAAACACCATGGTGATAATTCTTCACGTTCCCCAGTTGTGATTACCATTGACAGTGACAGTGATAAGGATTCTGAAGTAAAGGAGGATACAGAATGTGACCTTAGTGGTCCTCAAGACCCTCTACAAAACGAATTTTTGGTTCCTTCCTTGGGACCATTTGAAACTAAAGATGTAGTTACAATAGAAGATGAATTTGGTGTCCTGGGCAAGGAGTGTGACATTACCACACTTAATAACAACTTGAATAATGCCAACAAAACTGTAGATAATATTTCACCCCAGGCAGCTTCAATTGAACAGACTCTTGATGTAAGAGAAGAGAGCACCTTTGCCTCTGATTTGGAGAGCCAGCCCAGTAATGTCTCTTATCAAACTGAGTCATCAAGGCGATTGCCATCTCCACGGATATCATTAATGTCAGTGTCTCTTGGTAGAGACCATGATATGTCTTAA
- the NDUFB6 gene encoding NADH dehydrogenase [ubiquinone] 1 beta subcomplex subunit 6 isoform X2 yields MSGYTSDEKLRLQQLRELRRRWLKDQELSPREPVLPPRRMWPMEQFWNKFLQDGASWKNVTKPYAIVERKPRIFPGDTILETGEVIPPMKEFPDQHH; encoded by the exons ATGTCAGGGTATACGTCCGACGAGAAATTGCGGCTGCAGCAGCTGCGAGAGCTGAGAAGGCGATGGCTGAAGGATCAGGAGCTGAGCCCCCGGGAACCGGTGCTGCCCCCGCGGAGGATGTGGCCTATGGAGCAATTCTGGAATAAGTTTTTGCAGGACGGGGCCTCCTGGAAGAACGTG ACAAAACCATATGCCATCGTTGAAAGGAAGCCCAGAATATTCCCA GGTGATACAATTCTGGAAACTGGAGAAGTAATCCCACCAATGAAAGAATTTCCTGATCAACATCACTGa